The genome window TTTGACAAAATACGTTGATTTAATGGGTAAGCAGATACGGGATAAAAAAACAGTAGAAGAGAATGAGAAAGTATTAGAAAATATAAGGGGTGTTTCATCCCTTGTAGAAGATAACATTCAGGAATTCATTCTGTATGAAATTTCTAGCAGTGAGACAATCAAAACCGAAATAGATCAAAATATTAAAAGATGGGTGTTTACCAATTTAATTGTGTTAGGTCTGGTGCTCCTGTTCTCCACAATTGCTGCATGGGTGATTTCAGGGAGCATATCAAAGCCAATTAGAGAATTATATAAAATGACAAAATCGGTAGCACAGGGAAATCTTGATGTGAGGGTTAAAAATAGGAGTGTTGACGAAATAGCCCATCTGGGGATGAGTTTTAATATCATGGTCCAAAAGATTAAAGAGTTGCTGGAAAAAAATAAAGCGGAACAGGAAAACCTTAAAAAAACAGAATTAAAAATGATGCAGGCACAAATAAACCCCCATTTTCTTTACAATACTCTGGACACAATCGTTTGGATGGCAGAAGCGAATAAAAGCAAGCAAGTTATTGAAATTGTCAGGGCATTATCCAGCTTTTTCAGAATAACCCTTAGCAAGGGAAAGGACTGGATTTCCATTCGTGATGAAATTGCTCATATCACAAGCTACCTGACAATCCAGAAAATCAGGTATAGGGATATATTGGATTTTAATGTTGAAGTAAGCGACGATATTCTTGACTATAAGATTTTAAAACTCACATTGCAGCCTTTGGTGGAAAATTCTTTATATCATGGAATCAAGAACAAAAGGGAAGGTGGAATCATCACCATCCGTGGTTATAAGGGAGAAGGGCATAAAATAATATTTGAGGTTATGGATAATGGTGCAGGTATGCCCGAGAGCCGCTATAAGGAGGTAGTAGCTGAATTGGAAAGTAACTCAAAAGAGCTGATTTTTAAAGAAAGCGGTTTTGGATTAAATAATGTGCATAAAAGAATAAAGCTGTACTATGGCGATGAATATGGTATTAGTATCAAAAGTGAACTAAATAAGGGGACCCGGTTATTATTTGCCATACCATTGGAGGTGTGAGTTTTATGTACAAGGTATTCTTAGTCGATGATGAAATAGAAATTCGCGAGGGGATGAGAGACAGTATAAATTGGGGGAACATCAATTTTGTATTTTCAGGGGAGGCTCCTGATGGAGAAATGGCACTGCCATTGATACAGGAAGTAAAACCGGATGTTTTGATTACCGATATAAAGATGCCTTTCATGGACGGGCTGCAATTAAGCAGAATGGTACACAAAATGATGCCATGGGTTAAAATAGTCATCCTGACAGGACATGACGAGTTTCATTATGCAAAAGAGGCTATCAGTATTGGTGTTGCCGAATTTCTTCTAAAGCCGGTGTGTGCCACTGAATTGATGGAGGTTCTGAAAAAAATTGCTGCTAAAATTGAACAGGAAAAAAAAGAGGAAGAGACCTCAGAAAAATTAAAAGAGCAGCTTCAAAATAATACGGTAGTCCTGAGAGATCGGTTTTTAAACGAGCTTGTAATGGGTATGGTTTCACTTCAGGATGTAGTTGATAAATGTGAGCACTTCCAAATAGATATTATTTCTAAATATTATCTTGTTACAATCGTAGAAGCCGAGATTAAAGTGCAGAATATGAATGACTGCAAATATAAAGAGTATCTGAAGTTTGAGGAAGTAGTTGATAAAATTCTTAAGGGAAACCAGCAGGTAATCAAATTCAAAAGAAATACCGGTGAGCTGATTCTAATCATCAAGGGAGATGGTGAATTAAAGTTAGGGACTTATGCCTATGAATTGTCAGAAACCATCATGAATGAAGCAGAGAGAGATACGGATTGTACTCTTTCCATCAGTATCGGGAGTGTGATGGAGCGGCTGGGTGGCATTGCAAAATCATATTTGGACGCAGACTTTGTAAACAAATACAAATACATATACGGGAAAGGTAAAATACTTGGAATGAATGACCTAAAGCTGGATTTAGGCATAAAAGAATTTGTTAAGCTGGATATGAATAATATCAATGATTTTATGAAATATGGTTCATATAAGGACATTAGGCAATTTGTGGGTGATTATGTAAAGCATTTGGACCGGACAGGAATGAACTCTCTGATGTACATTTTCTATACTTATATTGATATCATGTTAAATGCATCTAAATTTGTCAAGGAGCTAGGGTGGGATATAGAGAAAATATTGCCGGAGGCTGTTCAGCTCCAAAATGATTTGTCCATCATCAATTCCATAGATAAATTTAGGGAACATATAGAAAACGTGCTTAGAAAGGTTTTGGAATGTAGAGAGAATAGAATGGAGGACAGGTATAGTGACATTATGAGTAAGGCAAAGAATTTCATAACCAACTATTTTCAGGACTCAAACCTTTCGCTGAATTCTGTTGCTTCATATGTAAATATGAGTCCCAGCCATTTTTGTTCTGTGTTTAGTCAGGAAGCAGGGCAGACATTTACCGAATATCTGACGAAGGTACGGCTTAAAAAAGCTAAGGAACTTTTGAAGACAACATCATTAAGAGCTGCGGAAATAGCATATGGGGTAGGGTATAACGACCCTCACTATTTCAGCTATATATTTAAAAAATGGGAAGGTGTAACCCCAAAAGAATTTAGAAGCAGCTAAGGAATGATTGAAATATTACTTCCGATTCTGAGCGTGTGTTCACGAGTAAAGTGAACACGGAAGCGAAGATTAGCGGAAGTTATTATTTCAACATTCCTAAGGGATGATTGTGTTAACATTTACAGATACAAAGTGGATGATGTATAATATTATTAACATGTGCAGACAGGTGGGCAAAATCATTTCATGATTTTATTTAGGAGGGGCATGATGCAAAACGGAAGTAACCAGGCGAAATATTATAAGCTGATGGAGCATATTAAAGAAGAGGTTTTAATGGGACGCATCAAGCCAGGTGACCAAATTCCCTCGGAAAACACCCTTTCTAAGGAGCATTCCTTAAGCCGGCACACAGTTAGAAAAGCTATATCAATGCTTGTAAACGAAGGATTGCTTTATACCGAGCATGGCAAAGGTACCTTTTGTCTTGGGAGGCAAAACAAACGAAGCGATTCAAAAAATATCGGTGTCATTACAACATACATATCAGAATACATATTCCCACGGGTGATTCAGGGCATTGACGGCGTACTATCCGGAAGCGGTTACAGCATCATGTTAAAGAATACCAATAATAATACTGCAAATGAGGCTAACTGCCTCCAGGATTTATTGGGCAAAGACATTGAAGGATTGATTATCGAGCCTACCAAGAGTGCATTATTTTCCGACAATCTCAAATTCTATGAGGCTTTTGACAAGCATCATATACCCTATGTATTTATTCATGGTTACAATACCCAGTTGGGGGGAAAATCCCATGTGATTCTGGATGATGCCGGCGGTATGTTTTCGATAGTTGAATATCTTGCCAAGCTTGGGCATAAGAATATTATTGGTGTATTTAAAGCCGATGACATCCAGGGGATAAACAGGCATAAGGGGTTTGCAAGGGGATTAACCAAAGTCGGACTGTCTTACAATCCTGATAATATCATTTGGTTCCATACGGAGGATAAAGACGTAAAGCCTTATACATTTATCAGGCAATTCATTGAAGAGAAAAAAGAGATAGATGCCATTGTCTGTTATAATGATGAAATTGCTTTTAAAACTTTCGAGCTCCTTGGCAAATTAGGTGTCAAAGTGCCCCAAGATATATCTATTACCGGATTCGATGACTCTTACTTTTCTGAAAATTGTCCGGTAAAACTTACTACTGTAAATCATCCCAAAGAAGTATTGGGCCAGGAAGCAGCCAGCATTTTATTGGAAATGCTTAAAGATGATAATTATCAAAACAATCCTATACAAAAAGTGATTGAACCAAAGCTTGTTATCAAAGATTCTTGTATCCAAAGATAAGATCAATCCAGTTAAAGCATTCATTATTTTGCTCTGCTAAATATAAGATTGATAATGATTTTAATAGTGCTTAAAGATTTCCAAGCTGTGAATGTGTAACCTAACTTGTACGCACATGCACACAGGGGTTGATATTAGTAATCAAGAAAAATGTATTAATAGAAAAGGAGAATCCATATGATCAATATTCCAAAAGTAAAATTAGGTATTGCAGCTGTCAGCAGAGACTGCTTTCCCGCTGAGCTCAGTAAAGAAAGAAGGCAGAAAGTAGTGAAGGCCTGTGAACTTCAAAATATCCAAATCGTTGAGGTTCAGACAATTGTAGAAAATGAGGCGGATGTCTTAAAGGCCTTGGATGAACTGAAAAATGCCGATGTAAATGCATTGGTAGTCTACCTTGGCAATTTCGGTCCGGAAGGTCCTGAAACACTATTAGCTAAGAAGTTTAACGGGCCTTCAATGTTTGTGGCTGCTGCTGAAGAAACCGAGAATAACCTGATTGATGGACGGGGAGATGCGTACTGCGGAATGCTGAATGCATCATACAATTTGGGATTAAGAAAGCTCAATCCATACATACCCCAGTATCCGGTAGGTACACCGGATGAAATTACAGGAATGATAGGGGATTTTGAAAATATTGCAAGGGTTATTCTTGGCGTATCCAAATTAAAGCTGATTGGTTTTGGACCAAGGCCCCAGGATTTTCTTGCCTGTAATGCCCCCATTAAGCCTCTGTATGAT of Pseudobacteroides sp. contains these proteins:
- a CDS encoding sensor histidine kinase codes for the protein MNFQTENTDAAAIGKEDNCMYLNRIKHWARKNKLLDLMIDIKLSMRSKIIIAFIIVIVMMSLLNVAILYSALKYGEQYDTIVSNITTANRLNGIVKNQIDAEMWDIVAGKIKFEKGRQYEIINNINNNIYGIMQNVRTHENRVRLDVTLRTMSTLTKYVDLMGKQIRDKKTVEENEKVLENIRGVSSLVEDNIQEFILYEISSSETIKTEIDQNIKRWVFTNLIVLGLVLLFSTIAAWVISGSISKPIRELYKMTKSVAQGNLDVRVKNRSVDEIAHLGMSFNIMVQKIKELLEKNKAEQENLKKTELKMMQAQINPHFLYNTLDTIVWMAEANKSKQVIEIVRALSSFFRITLSKGKDWISIRDEIAHITSYLTIQKIRYRDILDFNVEVSDDILDYKILKLTLQPLVENSLYHGIKNKREGGIITIRGYKGEGHKIIFEVMDNGAGMPESRYKEVVAELESNSKELIFKESGFGLNNVHKRIKLYYGDEYGISIKSELNKGTRLLFAIPLEV
- a CDS encoding response regulator transcription factor, with the translated sequence MYKVFLVDDEIEIREGMRDSINWGNINFVFSGEAPDGEMALPLIQEVKPDVLITDIKMPFMDGLQLSRMVHKMMPWVKIVILTGHDEFHYAKEAISIGVAEFLLKPVCATELMEVLKKIAAKIEQEKKEEETSEKLKEQLQNNTVVLRDRFLNELVMGMVSLQDVVDKCEHFQIDIISKYYLVTIVEAEIKVQNMNDCKYKEYLKFEEVVDKILKGNQQVIKFKRNTGELILIIKGDGELKLGTYAYELSETIMNEAERDTDCTLSISIGSVMERLGGIAKSYLDADFVNKYKYIYGKGKILGMNDLKLDLGIKEFVKLDMNNINDFMKYGSYKDIRQFVGDYVKHLDRTGMNSLMYIFYTYIDIMLNASKFVKELGWDIEKILPEAVQLQNDLSIINSIDKFREHIENVLRKVLECRENRMEDRYSDIMSKAKNFITNYFQDSNLSLNSVASYVNMSPSHFCSVFSQEAGQTFTEYLTKVRLKKAKELLKTTSLRAAEIAYGVGYNDPHYFSYIFKKWEGVTPKEFRSS
- a CDS encoding GntR family transcriptional regulator → MQNGSNQAKYYKLMEHIKEEVLMGRIKPGDQIPSENTLSKEHSLSRHTVRKAISMLVNEGLLYTEHGKGTFCLGRQNKRSDSKNIGVITTYISEYIFPRVIQGIDGVLSGSGYSIMLKNTNNNTANEANCLQDLLGKDIEGLIIEPTKSALFSDNLKFYEAFDKHHIPYVFIHGYNTQLGGKSHVILDDAGGMFSIVEYLAKLGHKNIIGVFKADDIQGINRHKGFARGLTKVGLSYNPDNIIWFHTEDKDVKPYTFIRQFIEEKKEIDAIVCYNDEIAFKTFELLGKLGVKVPQDISITGFDDSYFSENCPVKLTTVNHPKEVLGQEAASILLEMLKDDNYQNNPIQKVIEPKLVIKDSCIQR